A window of Pan paniscus chromosome 10, NHGRI_mPanPan1-v2.0_pri, whole genome shotgun sequence contains these coding sequences:
- the UNG gene encoding uracil-DNA glycosylase produces MIGQKTLYSFFSPSPARKRHAPSPEPAVQGTGVAGVPEESGDAAAIPAKKAPAGQEELGTPPSSPLSAEQLDRIQRNKAAALLRLAARNVPVGFGESWKKHLSGEFGKPYFIKLMGFVAEERKHYTVYPPPHQVFTWTQMCDIKDVKVVILGQDPYHGPNQAHGLCFSVQRPVPPPPSLENIYKELSTDIEDFVHPGHGDLSGWAKQGVLLLNAVLTVRAHQANSHKERGWEQFTDAVVSWLNQNSNGLVFLLWGSYAQKKGSAIDRKRHHVLQTAHPSPLSVYRGFFGCRHFSKTNELLQKSGKKPIDWKEL; encoded by the exons ATGATCGGCCAGAAAACGCTCTACTCCTTTTTCTCCCCCAGCCCCGCCAGGAAGCGACACGCCCCCAGCCCCGAGCCGGCCGTCCAGGGGACCGGCGTGGCTGGGGTGCCTGAGGAAAGCGGAGATGCGGCG GCCATCCCAGCCAAGAAGGCCCCGGCTGGGCAGGAGGAGCTTGGGACGCCGCCTTCCTCGCCGCTGAGTGCCGAGCAGTTGGACCGGATCCAGAGGAACAAGGCCGCGGCCCTGCTCAGACTCGCGGCCCGCAACGTGCCCGTGGGCTTTGGAGAGAGCTGGAAGAAGCACCTCAGCGGGGAGTTCGGGAAACCGTATTTTATCAag CTAATGGGATTTGttgcagaagaaagaaagcatTACACTGTTTATCCACCCCCACACCAAGTCTTCACCTGGACCCAGATGTGTGACATAAAAGAT GTGAAGGTTGTCATCCTGGGACAGGATCCATATCATGGACCTAATCAAGCTCACGGGCTCTGCTTTAGTGTTCAAAGGCCTGTTCCGCCTCCGCCCAG TTTGGAGAACATTTATAAAGAGTTGTCTACAGACATAGAGGATTTTGTTCATCCTGGCCATGGAGATTTATCTGGGTGGGCCAAGCAAG GTGTTCTCCTTCTCAATGCTGTCCTCACGGTTCGTGCCCATCAAGCCAACTCTCATAAGGAGCGAGGCTGGGAGCAGTTCACTGATGCAGTTGTGTCCTGGCTAAATCAGAACTCGAATGGCCTTGTTTTCTTGCTCTGGGGCTCTTATGCTCAGAAGAAGGGCAGTGCCATTGATAgg AAGCGGCACCATGTACTACAGACGGCTCATCCCTCCCCTTTGTCAGTGTATAGAGGGTTCTTTGGATGTAGACACTTTTCAAAGACCAATGAGCTGCTGCAGAAGTCTGGCAAGAAGCCCATCGACTGGAAGGAGCTGTGA